In Streptobacillus canis, the following are encoded in one genomic region:
- the topA gene encoding type I DNA topoisomerase, with the protein MAKNLVIVESPSKAKTIEKILGSNYEVLASVGHCIDLPKNTIGIDIENDFKPEYKIIKGKKEILEKLKEKSKLANKVFLASDLDREGEAIAWHISNYIKQDSKVKRIEFNEITKTAISNAIRHPRDINTNLVNSQQARRLLDRLVGYKISPLLWPIVGRNASAGRVQSVALKLVCDLEEEIKNFVSQKYFEIDILINKVIKLNLSQIGEEKIEKIFDEKVFKKAMKDLDNSKVMIDEIKISKKSQKPPVVFKTSTLQQLASSYLGFNATKTMRIAQSLYEGLNIGGESKGLITYMRTDSIRISDEAKFEAKKYIEINYGKEYVGNYFVPGNKNIQDAHEGIRPTDINLTPEYLQQYLSNDEYKLYKLIWDRFLVSQFANVKYDQMQISASKDEYIFKGNINKITFDGYYKVFKSEDMIQTGDFPELNENVEYPIDEILTKTGDTKPPARYSEATLIKKLESLGIGRPSTYASIIDAIKEKNYVEIVEKRLIPTVFGKEVKTLLENNFKHIMNVKFTAGMEGKLDDVATGKTLWVDLLKEFYNHLTNEMDKYKQKVDELKNKVIYTDMECSNGNGKMVLKSGSFGKYIVCELDNKDKISIQGIELTEEDLKNEVVQIKDKVMELMEIKKGMKTDMITPNGKQYLLKVGRFGEYLESEDYANDNLRRTLTKDLKAKIKKGTLKPENGVYKLKEYFDKLDNENDKILELAGKCEKCGREFTIKQGRFGKFLACSGYPECENIKKIPKLDGEIKKTTKKTTTKRTTTKKTTTKKTKTTKTAKKTTTKKK; encoded by the coding sequence ATGGCTAAGAATTTAGTAATAGTAGAGTCGCCATCCAAGGCAAAAACAATAGAAAAAATATTAGGTTCAAATTATGAGGTTCTAGCATCAGTAGGACATTGTATTGATTTACCTAAAAATACTATAGGAATAGACATAGAAAATGATTTTAAACCTGAATATAAGATAATAAAAGGGAAAAAAGAAATTCTTGAAAAATTAAAAGAAAAATCTAAATTAGCTAATAAAGTTTTTCTAGCATCCGATTTGGATAGAGAAGGGGAAGCTATAGCTTGGCATATCTCAAACTATATCAAACAAGACTCAAAAGTAAAAAGAATTGAATTTAATGAAATAACAAAAACAGCAATTTCTAATGCAATAAGACATCCAAGAGACATAAATACAAATTTAGTAAACTCACAACAAGCAAGAAGACTTTTAGATAGATTAGTGGGGTATAAAATTTCACCATTATTATGGCCAATAGTGGGTAGAAATGCATCTGCAGGAAGAGTACAATCAGTAGCTTTAAAATTAGTATGTGATTTAGAAGAGGAAATAAAGAATTTTGTTTCTCAAAAATATTTTGAAATAGATATATTAATTAATAAGGTAATTAAATTAAATTTAAGTCAAATAGGTGAAGAAAAAATTGAGAAAATATTTGATGAGAAAGTATTTAAGAAAGCTATGAAAGATTTAGATAATTCTAAAGTAATGATAGATGAAATTAAAATCTCAAAAAAATCTCAAAAACCACCTGTAGTATTTAAAACAAGTACTTTACAACAATTAGCTTCATCATATTTAGGTTTTAATGCTACTAAAACTATGAGAATTGCACAAAGCCTATATGAAGGATTAAATATAGGGGGAGAAAGTAAAGGGTTAATTACATATATGAGAACTGACTCTATTAGAATATCAGATGAAGCAAAATTTGAAGCTAAAAAATATATAGAGATAAACTATGGTAAAGAATATGTTGGAAATTATTTTGTTCCAGGAAATAAGAATATACAAGATGCCCATGAAGGTATTAGACCTACTGATATAAATCTTACTCCTGAATATTTACAACAATATTTAAGTAACGATGAATATAAGCTATATAAATTAATATGGGATAGATTCTTAGTTTCACAATTTGCTAATGTTAAATACGATCAAATGCAAATAAGTGCATCTAAAGATGAATATATCTTTAAAGGAAATATCAATAAAATAACATTTGATGGGTACTATAAAGTATTTAAGAGTGAAGATATGATACAAACTGGAGATTTCCCTGAATTAAATGAAAACGTAGAATATCCTATAGATGAAATATTAACTAAAACAGGTGATACTAAACCACCTGCAAGATATTCTGAGGCAACATTAATTAAAAAACTCGAAAGTTTAGGTATAGGAAGACCATCAACTTATGCAAGTATTATTGACGCAATTAAAGAAAAAAATTATGTAGAAATTGTTGAGAAGAGATTAATACCAACAGTATTTGGTAAAGAAGTTAAAACATTACTGGAGAATAATTTTAAACATATAATGAATGTTAAATTTACTGCAGGTATGGAAGGAAAACTTGATGATGTGGCAACTGGTAAAACATTATGGGTAGATCTTCTTAAAGAATTCTATAACCATCTTACTAATGAAATGGATAAGTATAAACAAAAGGTAGATGAATTAAAAAACAAAGTAATATATACTGATATGGAATGCAGTAATGGAAATGGTAAAATGGTACTAAAAAGTGGAAGTTTTGGTAAATATATAGTATGTGAGTTAGATAATAAAGATAAGATTTCAATACAAGGAATTGAACTTACAGAAGAAGATTTAAAAAATGAAGTAGTACAAATTAAAGATAAAGTTATGGAATTAATGGAAATTAAAAAAGGTATGAAAACAGACATGATTACCCCAAATGGAAAACAATATCTATTAAAAGTTGGAAGATTTGGAGAATACCTTGAAAGTGAAGACTATGCAAATGATAATTTAAGAAGAACATTAACAAAAGATTTAAAAGCTAAGATTAAAAAAGGTACTTTAAAACCAGAAAATGGAGTATATAAATTAAAAGAATATTTTGATAAATTAGATAATGAAAATGATAAAATATTAGAACTAGCTGGTAAATGTGAAAAATGTGGTAGAGAATTTACTATTAAACAAGGTAGATTTGGAAAATTCTTAGCATGTAGTGGTTATCCAGAATGTGAAAATATTAAAAAAATTCCAAAACTTGATGGAGAAATTAAAAAAACAACAAAAAAAACTACAACAAAAAGAACTACAACAAAGAAAACTACAACTAAAAAAACTAAAACAACAAAAACTGCTAAAAAAACAACAACTAAAAAGAAATAG
- the xerA gene encoding site-specific tyrosine recombinase/integron integrase, translating into MDKLLEKFLYYQEVVLNKSFNTVKSYKKDLEQFIEYLKNNEGIEDFNKVEIFTFRSFIAYLNMELEVNKRSINRKLSAIRTFFKYLLENDYIVENKAIYISTPKFEKPLPNFLTREDIDKLREVIKLEKITGLRDRAIIELLYSSGLRSMELLDLTEYTIDLKNMEVRVIGKGNKERISFFSNNAQKYITEYIERKKKEYKNYTKDVLFVNKDGNKLDSRSLRRLITNYSAKARINKEVTPHIFRHSFATELLNQGVDIRFVQELLGHSSIATTQFYTHISKNTLKDAYMKSHPFATKK; encoded by the coding sequence ATGGATAAATTATTAGAAAAATTCTTGTATTATCAAGAAGTTGTTTTAAATAAAAGTTTTAATACAGTTAAATCATACAAAAAAGATTTAGAACAATTTATAGAATATTTAAAGAATAATGAAGGTATAGAAGATTTTAATAAAGTAGAAATATTTACTTTTAGATCTTTTATTGCCTATTTAAATATGGAGCTTGAGGTAAATAAGAGAAGTATAAATAGAAAATTATCTGCTATAAGAACATTTTTTAAATATTTACTTGAAAATGACTATATTGTAGAGAATAAGGCTATATATATTTCAACACCAAAGTTTGAAAAACCCTTACCTAATTTTTTAACTAGAGAAGATATAGATAAATTAAGAGAAGTGATTAAATTAGAGAAAATAACTGGACTTAGAGATAGAGCAATAATAGAATTGCTCTATTCTAGTGGACTTCGTTCTATGGAATTACTAGATTTAACAGAATATACTATAGATTTAAAAAATATGGAAGTAAGGGTAATAGGTAAAGGGAATAAAGAAAGAATATCTTTCTTTAGTAACAATGCTCAAAAGTATATTACTGAATATATAGAAAGAAAAAAGAAAGAGTATAAGAATTACACTAAAGATGTATTATTTGTAAATAAGGATGGTAATAAGTTAGATTCTAGATCACTTAGAAGATTAATTACAAATTACTCAGCAAAAGCGAGAATAAATAAAGAGGTAACTCCTCATATATTTAGACATAGCTTTGCAACAGAATTACTAAATCAAGGTGTAGATATTAGATTTGTACAAGAACTACTTGGACATAGTAGTATTGCAACTACACAGTTTTATACTCATATAAGTAAAAATACACTTAAGGATGCATATATGAAGTCACATCCTTTTGCAACTAAAAAATAG
- a CDS encoding tetratricopeptide repeat protein: MKKIFFALLIIPLFLKGDFLEELQKIDLLLQKGQYQEALQKGKELAQTEISEEDKSSLQNLLSVIEKKIKSESGNLADRIFNNTGEINFTTEEATEGETAEEGVSDGTFAFPGDVLNDASKYQEYVNVEKEVLASGNPENIYTLSKIYMKSGLYERAMNLGLKSKDVRTVYNSALGARLIGKYDTAIKQYQRVLSAEPGHLNSMLGLGLSYRGKGDKQNAIKYLKKYLNAGGTNPNVAKTIQYLSR, from the coding sequence ATGAAGAAAATATTTTTTGCTTTACTAATTATCCCTTTATTTCTTAAAGGAGATTTTTTAGAAGAGTTACAAAAAATTGATCTTTTATTACAAAAAGGTCAATATCAAGAAGCTTTACAAAAAGGTAAAGAACTTGCACAAACAGAAATTTCAGAAGAAGATAAAAGTTCATTACAAAATCTACTATCTGTAATTGAGAAAAAAATTAAATCAGAATCAGGAAATTTAGCTGATAGAATATTTAATAACACAGGTGAAATTAACTTTACAACAGAAGAAGCTACAGAAGGTGAAACAGCTGAAGAGGGTGTTTCTGATGGGACTTTTGCATTCCCAGGAGATGTATTAAATGATGCATCAAAATATCAAGAATATGTAAATGTAGAAAAAGAAGTATTAGCTAGTGGAAATCCAGAAAATATATATACTTTATCTAAAATATATATGAAGAGTGGATTATATGAAAGAGCTATGAATTTAGGGCTTAAATCAAAAGATGTAAGAACAGTATATAACTCTGCATTAGGTGCTAGATTAATTGGAAAATATGATACAGCTATAAAACAGTATCAAAGAGTTTTATCTGCTGAGCCAGGACATTTAAATTCAATGCTTGGTTTAGGTCTTTCTTATAGAGGAAAGGGAGATAAACAAAATGCAATAAAATATTTAAAAAAATATCTAAATGCTGGTGGGACTAATCCTAACGTTGCTAAAACAATACAGTATTTAAGTAGGTAG